Proteins co-encoded in one Ananas comosus cultivar F153 linkage group 15, ASM154086v1, whole genome shotgun sequence genomic window:
- the LOC109720929 gene encoding protein PHLOEM PROTEIN 2-LIKE A10-like — translation MASLFAEAALALSRPPRRRRWLLLALAVAASGYGAYRVYHLPSVARRRRRLARLLHAVVALADAASASADAAALVSGDLNRFLRSDSDEIPTSLRQASKIAMSEDFSSSVSALSEAVTRGVLRGSVSGSDSSTEPLSDRLLDKLFSPAGSGFASVVVGSFARNLVVAHHSAVPSGESAEDPRWLQVVFGERGKELAANWIQVFVSTAVAAYLDRTMAINTFDEALSSITNPKHEAKVKDLLVSLSNGAVETLVRTSHQVITSSSSSSSKTPVELVAREAIESNSAALVVPGNRRLVLDVTGRVTSEMVRSFLDFVLRGVSDGVKKSVHGAHHEVVERGLMVVRYLSAKSMAIFTICLALCMHISIGTRLIVPA, via the coding sequence ATGGCCTCCCTGTTCGCCGAGGCGGCGCTCGCCCTCTcgcggccgccgcggcggcggcggtggctcctcctcgccctcgccgtcgccgcctccggCTACGGCGCCTACAGGGTTTACCACCTCCCCTCCGTcgcgaggaggcggaggaggctcGCGCGGCTCCTCCACGCCGTCGTCGCCCTCGCcgacgccgcctccgcctccgccgatGCAGCCGCGCTCGTCTCCGGCGACCTCAACCGCTTCCTCCGCTCCGACTCCGACGAGATCCCCACCAGCCTACGGCAAGCGTCGAAGATCGCCATGTCCGAGGATTTCTCGAGCTCCGTCTCCGCCCTCTCCGAAGCCGTGACCCGCGGCGTCCTCCGCGGCTCCGTCTCCGGGTCCGATTCCTCAACCGAGCCCTTATCGGATCGGCTTCTGGACAAGCTCTTCTCCCCCGCCGGTTCCGGCTTCGCCTCCGTCGTCGTCGGGAGCTTCGCGCGGAACCTGGTGGTTGCGCACCACTCCGCGGTGCCGAGCGGGGAAAGCGCGGAGGATCCGCGGTGGCTTCAGGTGGTGTTCGGGGAGAGGGGGAAGGAGCTCGCGGCGAATTGGATCCAGGTGTTCGTGAGCACCGCGGTGGCGGCGTACCTCGACCGCACCATGGCGATCAACACGTTCGACGAGGCGCTCTCCAGCATCACCAACCCCAAGCACGAGGCAAAGGTGAAGGATCTGTTGGTCTCCCTCAGCAATGGCGCCGTCGAAACCCTAGTCCGGACCTCGCACCAGGTCATCACCTCTTCAAGCTCGAGCTCATCGAAGACCCCAGTGGAACTCGTCGCGAGAGAAGCTATTGAATCGAATTCGGCCGCATTGGTAGTTCCAGGCAATAGGAGGTTAGTGCTCGACGTAACCGGGAGGGTGACGTCGGAGATGGTGAGGTCCTTCCTTGATTTCGTGCTACGGGGCGTTTCGGATGGCGTGAAGAAGAGCGTCCATGGCGCTCACCATGAGGTGGTGGAAAGGGGCTTGATGGTGGTGAGGTATCTCAGTGCCAAGTCCATGGCCATCTTCACCATATGCCTTGCCTTGTGCATGCACATCTCTATCGGGACGAGGCTTATCGTCCCTGCTTAA